In a genomic window of Curtobacterium flaccumfaciens pv. betae:
- a CDS encoding tautomerase family protein, translating to MPLVRIDLATGRTPEAVRGIADAIHQAIVDVYGIPVRDRFQVITEHPAQQIIAEDAGLGFERTEGVIVIQVFTQRGRSDEAKAALYRAIHDALAAIGVASEDVFIGYVENGPQDWSFGFGRAQYVTGELGVPALG from the coding sequence ATGCCGCTCGTCCGTATCGACCTCGCCACCGGCCGCACGCCGGAGGCCGTCCGTGGCATCGCCGACGCCATCCACCAGGCCATCGTCGACGTGTACGGGATCCCGGTGCGGGACCGGTTCCAGGTGATCACCGAGCACCCCGCGCAGCAGATCATCGCCGAGGACGCCGGCCTGGGGTTCGAGCGCACCGAGGGTGTCATCGTCATCCAGGTGTTCACGCAGCGCGGGCGGAGCGACGAGGCGAAGGCGGCGCTGTACCGGGCGATCCACGACGCCCTCGCGGCGATCGGTGTCGCGTCCGAGGACGTCTTCATCGGCTACGTCGAGAACGGGCCGCAGGACTGGTCCTTCGGCTTCGGGCGTGCTCAGTACGTCACGGGTGAGCTCGGGGTGCCCGCGCTCGGGTGA
- a CDS encoding Gfo/Idh/MocA family protein encodes MDSIGVGLISVGWMGRLHSRAYRALPDHFPELGVQPRLVVAADPIEAARDQAVTRLGYERAVADYHEVLTDPAVDVVSICSPNFLHREMAVAAAEAGKPFWIEKPMGRYASDSRSIHQAVQRAGVITSVGFNYRHAPAIERARELVRSGRLGRITNVRGSLLADYSSDPAAPLTWRFERERAGSGVLGDLLSHGLDLAQYVVGRIASVSALAETFIESRPRPAAGIVDRSAAATGELGAVENEDYAALLFRFEDGAVGTMDSSRVMRGPHAEYTLEIYGTRGSVRWDFQRLNELEVYVDGQEVDGYATHYVAPGDGEFTRFQPGAGTAMGYDDLKTIEAAQFIASVQRGEQLAPSVADGLAAASIVEAAEASLVDGSWHDVARVDGPLTYGAPTPKL; translated from the coding sequence ATGGACAGCATCGGCGTCGGGCTGATCTCGGTCGGCTGGATGGGGCGGTTGCACTCGCGTGCCTACCGAGCGTTGCCGGACCACTTCCCGGAGCTCGGCGTCCAGCCGCGGCTCGTCGTCGCGGCCGACCCGATCGAGGCGGCCCGTGACCAGGCGGTGACGCGGCTCGGGTACGAGCGGGCCGTCGCCGACTACCACGAGGTCCTCACCGACCCGGCGGTCGACGTCGTGTCGATCTGTTCGCCGAACTTCCTGCACCGCGAGATGGCCGTCGCCGCGGCCGAGGCAGGCAAGCCGTTCTGGATCGAGAAGCCGATGGGACGGTACGCCAGCGACTCGCGCTCCATCCACCAGGCGGTGCAGCGTGCCGGAGTCATCACGAGCGTCGGCTTCAACTACCGGCACGCCCCGGCGATCGAGCGCGCCCGTGAACTCGTCCGCAGCGGACGGCTCGGCCGGATCACGAACGTGCGCGGCTCGTTGCTCGCCGACTACTCGTCCGACCCGGCGGCCCCGCTGACCTGGCGCTTCGAGCGTGAGCGTGCCGGATCGGGTGTGCTCGGCGACCTGCTTTCGCACGGCCTCGACCTGGCGCAGTACGTGGTCGGACGGATCGCGTCGGTCAGTGCGCTCGCCGAGACGTTCATCGAGTCGCGGCCCCGCCCGGCTGCCGGCATCGTCGACCGCAGCGCCGCGGCGACCGGCGAGCTCGGTGCCGTCGAGAACGAGGACTACGCCGCGCTGCTGTTCCGCTTCGAGGACGGTGCGGTCGGCACGATGGACTCGAGTCGGGTCATGCGTGGGCCGCACGCCGAGTACACGCTCGAGATCTACGGCACCCGCGGTTCGGTCCGGTGGGACTTCCAGCGCCTCAACGAGCTCGAGGTGTACGTGGACGGCCAGGAGGTCGACGGGTACGCGACGCACTACGTCGCACCCGGAGACGGGGAGTTCACCCGGTTCCAGCCGGGTGCCGGCACGGCGATGGGCTACGACGACCTGAAGACGATCGAGGCGGCGCAGTTCATCGCGAGCGTGCAGCGCGGAGAGCAGCTCGCACCCTCGGTCGCCGACGGGCTGGCTGCCGCGTCGATCGTCGAGGCCGCGGAGGCCTCGCTGGTCGACGGTTCGTGGCACGACGTCGCTCGTGTCGACGGGCCGCTGACGTACGGGGCGCCGACGCCGAAGTTGTAG